GGCGACACCAGCAGTGCGGTGCCGACCACCGCGACCACCGCGACACCCCACGAGCTCGACCTGGCCCACGGCCACGGCGGCGCCGTGGCACCGATCAGCAGTTCACTGGCGAGACTCGACCGATTGATCGTCATGCCAATGATTCTATGCACGAACGATTTGTTATAGCAAACATTCATGACGTCTGGCACAATCCGACCGTGGCCCGACCCTCCGGAATCGCCTTCCTGCTCGCTCAGCTCGGCGCGCACACCGCCGACCGTTTCGGGGCCCGGCTCGCCGAGCTGGACCTCATGCCCGCCCATGTGGGGGTGCTGCGGATCGTCGGCCAGAATCCCGGGCTGAGCCAGCAGGCGCTGTCCGAGCGGCTCGGCGCACTGCCCTCGCGCGTGGTCCGCCTCGTCGACGAGCTCGAGGACCGAGGTCTGGTCGAGCGACGGCGCAGCACGACCGACCGTCGCAACTACGAGCTGCACATGGCCACCTCGGCTCGGGAGCGGCTCGGTGCTGTCATGGCCGCGGTCGGCGAGCACGACGCGGAGATCACGCAGGGTCTGACCGCGGCGGAGCGGAAGACCCTGCTCACCCTCCTCGGCAAGGTGGCGGCCGAGCAGGGGCTCAACCCCGAGGCGCACCCGGCCTACGGCAGCCGCCGACGCCCGGGCTCGACCTGA
This is a stretch of genomic DNA from Nocardioides sp. InS609-2. It encodes these proteins:
- a CDS encoding MarR family transcriptional regulator, translating into MARPSGIAFLLAQLGAHTADRFGARLAELDLMPAHVGVLRIVGQNPGLSQQALSERLGALPSRVVRLVDELEDRGLVERRRSTTDRRNYELHMATSARERLGAVMAAVGEHDAEITQGLTAAERKTLLTLLGKVAAEQGLNPEAHPAYGSRRRPGST